A genomic window from Abyssisolibacter fermentans includes:
- a CDS encoding DALR anticodon-binding domain-containing protein — MNKIYTELQNEMKNILNVDEEVDISVPKSKEFGHLTSNIALKFSKKLNRTPREVYQIIKGQISYTSLNIKRIDFIEPGFINFILTDKWFEIYGRELIENSILIHKISIENCLFKYIDKAKNNMYNRAYLITEQMNNIIEIINKKQNGNKDVKIINVSRKQNKDKTNIVVKPFQQDEECFVNLSVENMFFYSCSKNRSTLVNISLDKAFTNSLNNPYNYVTYPYLRANNIIKLLKNEGYNYNNINAEYLFDDNKARELFLKYLTIGDVITEAVKYYEPYKLLAFLKELSDIFYEYNNKLLIRKMNKNRIEVNLFILKIYTEVVEKIMNLLKI, encoded by the coding sequence ATGAACAAAATATATACAGAATTACAAAATGAGATGAAAAATATACTCAATGTAGACGAAGAAGTTGACATTTCAGTACCTAAATCAAAAGAATTTGGACATTTAACAAGTAACATTGCATTAAAATTCTCAAAAAAGCTAAATAGAACACCTAGAGAAGTATACCAAATAATAAAAGGTCAAATTTCATATACTTCACTAAATATAAAAAGGATAGATTTTATAGAACCCGGATTTATAAATTTCATTCTTACAGACAAATGGTTTGAAATATATGGTAGAGAATTGATTGAAAATAGTATATTAATTCATAAAATAAGCATAGAAAATTGTTTATTTAAATATATCGACAAAGCAAAAAATAACATGTATAATAGAGCTTATTTAATAACGGAGCAGATGAATAATATTATAGAAATAATAAATAAAAAACAAAATGGTAATAAGGATGTCAAAATTATAAATGTGAGTAGAAAACAAAACAAAGACAAGACCAATATAGTAGTTAAGCCATTTCAACAAGACGAAGAATGTTTTGTAAATTTAAGTGTAGAAAATATGTTTTTTTATTCATGTAGCAAAAATAGATCAACACTTGTAAACATATCATTAGACAAAGCATTTACAAATAGCTTAAATAATCCATATAACTATGTGACATACCCATATTTAAGAGCTAATAATATAATAAAATTACTTAAAAACGAAGGATATAACTATAATAATATAAATGCAGAATATTTATTTGATGATAATAAAGCAAGAGAGTTATTCCTCAAATATTTAACAATAGGAGACGTTATAACAGAAGCAGTAAAATACTATGAACCTTATAAACTTCTAGCATTTCTAAAAGAATTAAGCGATATATTTTATGAGTATAATAATAAATTATTGATTAGAAAAATGAACAAAAATAGAATAGAAGTTAATCTATTCATACTAAAAATATACACAGAAGTTGTAGAAAAAATAATGAATTTGCTAAAAATATGA
- the sleB gene encoding spore cortex-lytic enzyme has protein sequence MKKLLLITSLAVIVVLSGTIIYMQNQDSVSASQIHLARAMSSRNLYWGARGDDVREVQTKLKKWKYLDGAADGIYGEDTYRAIINFQKKNGLLADGIVGPKTYAALGINIKKPSGSSVNNNDNIYMLARAIHGEARGESYIGKVAVAAVILNRVEHPSFPNTIASVIYQPGAFTAVYDGQINLSPDQESIKAAEDAMNGWDPTYGCRYYWNPATATSSWIWSREVVVKIGKHWFGN, from the coding sequence ATGAAAAAATTATTGCTAATAACAAGTCTGGCGGTAATAGTTGTTTTATCAGGGACAATAATATATATGCAAAATCAAGATTCAGTCAGTGCGTCACAGATACACCTTGCAAGAGCTATGTCGTCTAGAAACTTGTATTGGGGAGCAAGAGGTGATGATGTAAGAGAAGTTCAAACAAAACTGAAAAAGTGGAAATACCTAGATGGTGCGGCAGATGGGATATACGGAGAAGATACCTATAGGGCAATAATAAACTTTCAAAAGAAAAATGGGTTATTAGCTGATGGAATAGTAGGACCAAAAACTTATGCAGCACTTGGTATAAATATAAAGAAACCATCAGGCAGTAGTGTAAATAATAATGATAATATTTATATGCTTGCAAGAGCTATTCATGGAGAAGCAAGAGGCGAATCATACATAGGAAAAGTAGCAGTAGCAGCAGTAATATTAAATAGAGTAGAACACCCGTCATTTCCAAATACCATAGCTAGTGTAATATATCAACCAGGAGCTTTTACAGCAGTATACGATGGCCAGATAAATTTATCACCTGATCAGGAATCAATAAAAGCTGCTGAAGACGCAATGAATGGATGGGATCCTACTTATGGATGTAGATACTATTGGAATCCAGCAACTGCAACAAGTTCATGGATATGGTCAAGAGAAGTAGTCGTAAAAATCGGTAAACATTGGTTTGGTAACTAG
- a CDS encoding CLC_0170 family protein, which yields MEEFLKQINNLTNIYFVILIVFIGVFTYFGDAKRFERLGLKKETKIAKGIGLTYMILGPVLYGLSKIAK from the coding sequence ATGGAAGAATTTTTAAAGCAAATAAATAATTTGACGAATATCTATTTTGTCATATTAATAGTTTTCATAGGCGTATTTACATATTTTGGAGATGCAAAGAGATTTGAAAGATTGGGGTTAAAAAAAGAAACTAAAATAGCTAAAGGAATCGGATTGACTTACATGATATTAGGACCGGTATTATATGGTTTGTCTAAAATAGCAAAATAG
- the spoIIR gene encoding stage II sporulation protein R, with the protein MKKSKKIVFFTRITAIIICLTFLIAVFFKDNNTNTAMAENTYKEKLIRFHVIANSDSEYDQALKLKVRDSVLKKIGSKIENVTDIEESRNIIRENIDYIQEIADAVILENTRDYKSKVYLQKCHFPTKKYGNIVLPAGEYEAVRIVLGNGKGKNWWCVMFPPLCYIDVSNGLTDKRSEAELKSILTQEEYNMIVKSENYVQSEVKLKSKVVEILEETKIKLANVLVGARAKK; encoded by the coding sequence ATGAAAAAATCAAAGAAGATAGTATTTTTTACAAGAATAACAGCAATTATAATATGTTTAACTTTTTTAATAGCAGTTTTTTTTAAAGATAACAACACTAATACAGCTATGGCAGAAAATACTTATAAGGAAAAACTTATTCGTTTTCATGTAATAGCTAACAGTGATTCTGAGTATGATCAGGCATTGAAATTAAAGGTTAGAGATAGTGTTCTAAAAAAAATAGGCTCTAAAATAGAAAATGTAACAGACATAGAAGAATCAAGAAATATCATTAGAGAAAATATAGATTATATACAAGAAATTGCAGATGCTGTTATTTTAGAAAATACAAGAGACTATAAATCAAAAGTGTATTTGCAAAAATGCCATTTCCCAACAAAAAAATATGGAAATATAGTTTTACCAGCTGGAGAGTACGAAGCAGTAAGAATAGTATTAGGAAATGGTAAGGGTAAAAATTGGTGGTGTGTCATGTTTCCACCCTTATGCTATATAGACGTTAGTAATGGTTTGACAGATAAGAGATCAGAAGCAGAGCTTAAGAGCATTTTAACACAAGAAGAGTACAATATGATAGTTAAATCAGAAAATTATGTTCAATCAGAAGTTAAACTGAAATCAAAAGTTGTAGAAATATTAGAAGAAACAAAAATTAAATTAGCAAATGTGTTGGTAGGGGCTAGAGCTAAAAAATAG
- a CDS encoding GerAB/ArcD/ProY family transporter, whose translation MIANNRKITKSQNAAMIISTVIGVGILSLPSNLAEIVGADGWVTLLITGLATIIVLFVMTKLVLLYKDYTLVEMGRELVGRFLGDIVSLVYLTYTIAFISVVVRVFAEVVKMFLLNNTPLEVIIITMLLTTAYLTRKGIECIARIIQVIIPLVIIPIFVLWISLFPDLDISNILPVFQVDFMTIIKGVPSTFFSFVGFEIIYFTTIYVKNPEGSVKHNLIALLSILGIYILAFLVSIFRFGKEETIHLIWPTLSLMKTINLPGAFIENVEGVVMAFWVLMVLGSLVTQFYCGAQVLSRVTGSKEFDFFVLPMILFIYFIALLPDNIAEVYDYIKLIDKYLSFFLLIVVPFLYYGIALIKKKKKGSAESE comes from the coding sequence ATGATAGCTAATAATAGAAAAATAACAAAATCACAAAATGCAGCAATGATAATATCTACAGTTATAGGCGTTGGGATTCTTTCACTACCTAGTAATTTAGCAGAAATCGTAGGTGCTGACGGATGGGTAACATTACTTATAACGGGATTAGCGACTATAATAGTTTTGTTTGTTATGACAAAGCTTGTATTATTATATAAGGATTATACATTGGTAGAAATGGGAAGAGAATTAGTAGGTAGATTTCTAGGTGATATAGTATCATTAGTATATCTTACATATACAATAGCATTCATATCTGTTGTAGTAAGGGTATTTGCTGAAGTTGTAAAAATGTTTCTCTTAAATAATACACCCTTAGAAGTAATAATAATCACTATGCTTTTGACAACAGCATATCTTACAAGAAAAGGTATAGAATGCATAGCTAGAATAATTCAAGTTATCATACCCTTGGTTATCATACCAATATTTGTATTATGGATATCTCTATTTCCTGACCTAGATATTAGCAATATTTTACCAGTATTTCAAGTGGATTTCATGACCATAATTAAAGGCGTTCCTTCAACATTCTTTAGTTTTGTCGGATTTGAAATAATATATTTTACAACTATATACGTAAAGAATCCAGAGGGTAGTGTTAAGCACAACTTAATTGCATTATTAAGCATACTAGGAATTTATATTTTAGCATTTTTGGTTAGTATTTTTAGATTTGGAAAAGAAGAAACCATTCACTTAATATGGCCTACTTTATCACTAATGAAAACGATAAATCTTCCTGGAGCATTTATTGAAAATGTAGAAGGGGTGGTAATGGCATTTTGGGTTTTAATGGTATTAGGCTCATTAGTAACACAATTTTATTGTGGAGCACAAGTGCTGTCAAGAGTTACAGGTTCAAAAGAGTTTGATTTTTTTGTTTTACCGATGATTTTATTTATATATTTTATAGCATTATTACCTGATAATATAGCAGAAGTATATGATTATATAAAATTAATAGATAAATACTTATCTTTTTTTCTTTTAATAGTAGTTCCATTCTTATATTATGGGATAGCATTAATTAAGAAAAAGAAAAAAGGAAGTGCTGAAAGTGAATAA
- a CDS encoding DUF1934 domain-containing protein has protein sequence MKDVKVKIVGKQTGLQGEENTIELITEGKFYKKNDIYYVVYDESEISGMQGSTTTLKIQEHKVQMRRFGTNSSKLIFEKGKKHVTDYITAYGEMTMEVLTNKLNMDISDNGKGKIEMSYRLNISKIAESANTLSIEIM, from the coding sequence ATGAAGGATGTAAAAGTAAAGATAGTAGGAAAACAAACTGGCTTACAAGGAGAAGAAAATACAATAGAATTAATAACAGAAGGCAAATTTTATAAAAAAAATGATATATATTATGTAGTTTATGATGAATCGGAAATATCTGGAATGCAAGGTTCAACAACAACTCTAAAAATACAAGAACATAAAGTACAAATGAGAAGATTCGGAACAAATAGCTCAAAACTAATATTTGAAAAAGGAAAAAAACATGTAACAGATTACATCACAGCATATGGAGAAATGACGATGGAAGTTCTAACAAACAAGCTTAACATGGATATTAGTGATAATGGCAAAGGTAAAATCGAGATGAGTTATAGGTTAAACATATCCAAGATAGCAGAGAGTGCAAATACATTATCAATTGAAATAATGTAA
- the ypeB gene encoding germination protein YpeB, with the protein MKKRRYGTLSMILSLALVVAIGWGYTQYRQKIIYKRSLNSQYQRYFYDMKDNIETVQTSLEKALLSESRERNILLLSQIYQQAYFAQDRLTQLPLMHKELANTEKFLNHVADYSYALIQDHLDEKELDNKQRQTLFKLQDYMSTLSAEMEQTFAKVVNGEIDMQSVQYNDKEIKESNKVMFDTGITKYEEEQMTQYPELIYDGPFSDQVLNIKPRGLGEGTVDQKKAEDIARKFLEFKGVKSIEALEMGEKLKTISIPAYTFAVKMKDDTTAYIGVSRTGGKIIWMEHSKEIKERTLSSEDAGKKAVEFLNNIGYSSMEPNYSQEYDGFILFNYAYKENDITVYSDLIKVKVALDTGEIIGIDASNYLKSHHERSIPPPTLTQEQAREKVRYNFDISSVRLAIIPDRGQKDVLCYEFKGKYKGFDFIVYINAETGREQKILKIIMGKNGILMI; encoded by the coding sequence ATGAAAAAAAGAAGATATGGTACATTGTCTATGATACTAAGCTTAGCTTTAGTTGTAGCCATAGGATGGGGATATACGCAGTACAGACAAAAGATTATTTACAAAAGAAGCTTAAATAGCCAGTACCAAAGATATTTTTATGACATGAAGGATAACATAGAAACAGTACAAACATCATTAGAAAAAGCACTATTATCCGAATCAAGAGAGAGAAACATACTACTATTATCCCAGATTTATCAGCAAGCATATTTTGCACAAGATAGATTAACACAATTACCATTGATGCATAAAGAATTAGCAAATACAGAAAAATTCTTAAATCATGTAGCTGATTATAGCTATGCATTAATACAAGATCACTTAGATGAAAAAGAACTAGACAACAAACAAAGGCAAACCTTATTTAAACTACAAGATTATATGAGTACCTTATCTGCAGAAATGGAACAAACTTTTGCAAAGGTAGTAAATGGAGAAATAGATATGCAGTCAGTGCAATATAATGATAAAGAAATAAAAGAATCAAATAAAGTAATGTTTGATACAGGGATTACAAAATATGAAGAAGAACAAATGACCCAGTATCCAGAACTAATATATGATGGACCATTTTCAGATCAAGTACTAAATATAAAACCTAGAGGATTAGGAGAAGGAACAGTAGATCAAAAAAAAGCAGAAGATATAGCGAGAAAGTTTTTAGAATTCAAAGGCGTAAAAAGTATAGAAGCACTAGAAATGGGAGAAAAATTGAAAACAATCAGCATACCAGCTTATACCTTTGCCGTCAAAATGAAAGATGATACTACAGCGTATATAGGAGTCAGCAGAACAGGCGGTAAAATTATATGGATGGAGCATAGTAAAGAAATTAAAGAGCGAACCTTATCATCAGAAGATGCGGGTAAAAAGGCAGTAGAGTTCTTGAACAATATAGGTTATAGTAGCATGGAGCCTAATTATTCACAAGAGTATGATGGCTTTATCTTATTTAACTATGCATATAAAGAAAATGATATCACAGTATATTCTGATTTGATAAAAGTTAAGGTTGCACTAGATACAGGAGAGATTATAGGAATAGATGCATCAAATTACCTAAAAAGTCATCATGAACGAAGCATACCACCTCCAACATTGACACAAGAACAGGCTAGAGAAAAAGTGAGATACAATTTTGATATATCTAGCGTAAGATTAGCAATAATACCAGATAGAGGGCAAAAAGATGTTTTATGTTATGAATTCAAAGGGAAATATAAAGGCTTTGATTTTATAGTATATATAAATGCAGAAACTGGAAGAGAACAAAAAATATTAAAGATTATAATGGGCAAGAATGGTATATTGATGATATAG
- a CDS encoding spore germination protein codes for MKFLNRKDDDQNKKEIKIPIEADIEKNLSNIKEILKDCDDVIYREFKIGQEQNHKLSVIFTDGLANKDQVSNFVLESLMQQARLTKPNVDDNKFDLYDLAVKGNIAMTEINEIEDLQEAIDNILIGETVLLLDGYKKAVVIGTRGWPIRGISEPETETVIRGPRDGFVETGKVNTSLIRRRIRDPKLKLKYIQIGKRSKTDIAIMYIEDICNNELLKEVNDRLKSIDIDAIIDSSYIEQLIQDDWISPFPQIENTERPDAVSAALYEGRVAIVVDNTPFALLVPATLDIMLQSSEDYYDRWTVASFIRLIRYIALVLTLILPALYIAITSYHPGMLPTGLALYVAATRMGVPFPAFIEAFMMEITLELLRESGTRIAGPIGTTIGIVGGLVIGQASVEAGIVSPLMVIIVALTTISSFVLPNYSFSSAIRLARFFMMIVAAALGLYGIMLALIILGTHLADLKSFGTPYLSPYSSILDYRQDIEDSYVKYPLKLMKKRPVFLEVKNKVRMRENKKDNQRGEKNDS; via the coding sequence ATGAAGTTTTTGAATAGGAAAGATGATGATCAAAATAAAAAAGAAATTAAAATACCAATTGAAGCTGATATAGAAAAAAATCTATCCAACATAAAAGAAATACTTAAAGATTGTGATGATGTAATATATAGAGAATTTAAAATAGGTCAAGAACAGAATCATAAGTTATCAGTTATTTTCACTGATGGACTTGCCAATAAAGATCAGGTAAGTAATTTTGTGCTGGAATCACTTATGCAGCAAGCTAGACTTACAAAGCCGAACGTAGATGACAATAAATTTGATCTCTATGATTTAGCAGTAAAAGGTAATATAGCAATGACTGAAATTAATGAGATAGAAGATTTGCAAGAAGCAATAGATAATATTTTAATTGGAGAAACTGTACTATTGCTAGATGGATACAAGAAAGCGGTAGTTATAGGTACTAGAGGTTGGCCAATAAGAGGGATATCAGAACCAGAAACTGAGACAGTAATAAGAGGACCCAGAGATGGTTTTGTAGAGACAGGTAAAGTCAATACATCTTTAATTAGGAGAAGAATCAGAGACCCTAAACTTAAGCTGAAATATATCCAAATAGGTAAAAGGTCAAAGACAGACATAGCTATTATGTATATAGAAGATATATGCAATAATGAACTATTAAAAGAAGTAAACGATAGGCTTAAAAGCATTGATATAGATGCTATAATAGACAGCTCATATATAGAACAGCTAATTCAAGATGATTGGATTTCTCCATTTCCTCAAATTGAAAATACAGAGCGTCCAGATGCAGTATCAGCAGCTTTGTACGAAGGTAGAGTAGCAATAGTAGTTGATAATACACCATTTGCCTTGCTAGTACCTGCAACGCTAGATATAATGCTGCAATCTTCTGAAGACTACTATGATAGATGGACAGTAGCGTCATTTATAAGATTAATAAGATATATAGCGTTAGTACTTACATTAATTCTTCCAGCATTATACATAGCAATTACATCATATCATCCTGGTATGTTACCAACAGGACTAGCGTTATATGTTGCTGCTACAAGAATGGGAGTTCCTTTTCCAGCTTTTATAGAAGCATTTATGATGGAGATAACATTAGAGTTGTTAAGAGAATCAGGAACAAGAATAGCAGGTCCTATAGGAACTACAATAGGAATTGTAGGAGGACTTGTAATTGGTCAGGCTTCAGTTGAGGCAGGAATAGTAAGTCCCCTAATGGTTATTATAGTAGCTTTAACAACAATTTCATCATTTGTCTTACCAAATTACAGCTTTTCATCCGCAATTAGACTTGCAAGATTCTTTATGATGATAGTAGCAGCAGCTTTAGGCTTATATGGAATAATGTTAGCATTAATAATATTGGGTACCCATTTAGCAGATTTAAAAAGCTTTGGAACTCCATATCTGTCTCCATACTCTAGTATATTAGATTATAGACAAGATATAGAAGATAGTTATGTTAAATATCCATTAAAATTGATGAAAAAAAGACCTGTATTTCTAGAGGTCAAAAACAAGGTTAGGATGAGGGAAAATAAAAAAGACAATCAAAGAGGTGAAAAAAATGATAGCTAA
- a CDS encoding sigma-54 interaction domain-containing protein, which yields MKDLFFRENIFEILDYMDEGIHIIDNKGKSVYYNKAAQRLDGINKDDVKGKHILDIYPSLSDETSTLLKVINTREPVFNVEQTFINYKGDKITTINSSVPIIANNKIKGALEISKDITRVRELSEKIVDLQKELLKNDDNKSVDTCDGFKCTFMDIIGQNKTIKELKSLALKAAKTDSPILIYGETGTGKELFVQAIHNTGKRKSKPFVAQNCAALPSNLLESILFGTVKGSFTGAVDRPGLFELANTGTIFLDEINSMPLELQAKLLRVIQNKTIRRLGSLKTTKVDVRIISAVNILPSKAITENTLRNDLYYRLSVINLNIPPLRERKDDIPMLVNYFINKTNVEYNKKTKGVSKEVMEIFMQHKWPGNVRELEHIIEAAISINDIEEIGIEHLPKKFNSSSFSRFDQNKIPSLTSAVRELEESIILQALNESDWNISKTAKLIEIPRQTLQYKIAKYNIRK from the coding sequence ATGAAGGACCTTTTCTTTAGAGAAAATATTTTTGAAATATTAGACTACATGGATGAGGGAATTCACATTATAGACAACAAAGGGAAAAGTGTATATTACAATAAAGCGGCTCAAAGATTGGATGGAATAAACAAAGATGATGTGAAAGGTAAGCATATATTAGATATTTATCCTTCCCTATCGGATGAAACCAGCACACTACTTAAGGTTATCAATACAAGAGAACCTGTTTTTAATGTTGAGCAAACGTTTATCAATTATAAAGGGGATAAGATAACAACAATAAACTCCTCTGTACCAATAATAGCAAATAATAAAATAAAAGGTGCGCTAGAGATATCAAAAGATATTACACGTGTTAGAGAATTATCAGAAAAAATAGTAGATTTGCAAAAAGAATTATTAAAAAACGACGATAATAAAAGTGTTGATACTTGTGATGGATTCAAATGTACATTTATGGATATAATTGGGCAAAATAAGACAATAAAAGAACTAAAATCACTAGCATTAAAAGCAGCAAAGACAGATTCACCCATATTAATATACGGCGAAACAGGAACAGGAAAAGAACTGTTTGTACAAGCAATACATAATACAGGCAAGAGAAAAAGCAAGCCTTTTGTGGCACAAAACTGTGCAGCATTACCAAGTAATCTACTGGAGAGCATATTGTTTGGAACAGTAAAAGGAAGTTTTACAGGAGCAGTAGACAGACCAGGTTTGTTTGAGCTTGCTAATACAGGCACAATATTCTTAGATGAAATAAACTCTATGCCGTTAGAATTGCAAGCAAAGCTTTTAAGAGTTATACAGAATAAAACAATAAGAAGGCTTGGATCACTGAAAACAACAAAGGTTGATGTAAGAATAATAAGTGCGGTAAATATACTGCCTAGCAAGGCAATAACAGAAAATACACTCAGAAATGATTTATATTACAGACTTAGTGTTATTAACTTAAATATACCTCCATTAAGAGAAAGAAAAGATGATATACCAATGTTAGTCAATTATTTTATAAACAAAACTAACGTTGAATACAACAAGAAAACGAAAGGTGTATCAAAAGAAGTAATGGAGATTTTTATGCAGCATAAATGGCCAGGAAATGTCAGAGAACTAGAACATATAATAGAAGCGGCAATATCAATTAATGATATAGAAGAAATAGGGATAGAGCATTTACCAAAGAAATTTAACAGCTCAAGCTTCAGTAGATTTGACCAAAATAAAATACCTTCATTGACAAGTGCAGTAAGAGAATTAGAAGAAAGCATAATCTTGCAAGCACTTAATGAATCAGATTGGAATATATCAAAAACAGCAAAATTAATAGAAATACCTAGACAAACACTTCAATACAAAATAGCTAAGTATAATATAAGAAAATAA
- a CDS encoding Ger(x)C family spore germination protein yields the protein MNKRNYCVLFFLILTSLFLVGCWDKIEINERAFVSVIGIDKYTDNESEISTEPNKFEVTYVYPNLKAIGKKGQGTPIFTISDVGDNMFEVSKKLTTTSNKTIFLAHTKAIVLGEELVRQPVVLQKILDGMSRDPDIGRKANVLVAQGKAKDLLQVEAEVEPMLGVYISELLKAKERGGRFFPITIGDLLQKLHNNGTAIMPFVRPYKNKFKIDGSAVLREYRFIGYLDNFENENLMILLNELKLDEISFNYNGINVPYIITNSKCSKSVEKNKEDLTIKFDVNIEGYIEQYKLETEEKMLQSDLVKDMEKEVELEIKEQLLKIIKKIQKDYNADILGIGEYLSKYEPEIWEDYKKDWDKKFRNIMLKVEVDVKIRRIGMIK from the coding sequence GTGAATAAGAGAAATTACTGTGTACTCTTTTTTTTGATACTAACAAGCCTATTTCTAGTAGGTTGCTGGGATAAAATAGAAATAAATGAAAGGGCTTTTGTTTCAGTAATAGGAATAGATAAATATACTGACAATGAAAGTGAAATATCTACTGAGCCAAATAAATTTGAGGTTACATATGTCTATCCGAATTTAAAGGCAATAGGGAAAAAAGGCCAAGGAACACCGATATTTACAATAAGCGATGTTGGAGATAATATGTTTGAAGTATCAAAAAAGCTGACAACTACATCTAATAAAACTATATTCTTAGCACATACAAAAGCAATAGTATTAGGAGAAGAATTAGTCAGACAGCCAGTTGTACTACAAAAAATACTTGATGGTATGTCAAGAGATCCGGACATAGGAAGAAAAGCTAACGTTCTAGTAGCTCAGGGAAAGGCTAAAGATTTACTACAGGTAGAGGCTGAAGTTGAACCTATGCTAGGAGTGTATATATCAGAGCTTTTAAAAGCCAAAGAAAGAGGAGGAAGATTTTTCCCAATAACAATAGGAGATTTATTGCAAAAACTACATAATAACGGAACAGCCATAATGCCTTTTGTTAGGCCTTATAAAAACAAATTTAAAATTGACGGCTCGGCAGTACTCAGAGAATATAGATTTATAGGATATTTAGATAATTTTGAAAATGAGAATTTAATGATCTTATTAAATGAATTAAAATTAGATGAAATAAGCTTTAACTATAATGGTATAAATGTACCTTATATTATAACCAATTCAAAGTGTAGCAAAAGCGTGGAGAAAAACAAAGAGGATTTAACAATTAAATTTGATGTAAATATAGAAGGTTATATTGAGCAGTATAAGTTAGAAACAGAAGAAAAGATGCTGCAATCAGATTTAGTCAAAGATATGGAAAAAGAAGTTGAATTAGAAATAAAAGAACAATTATTAAAAATAATAAAGAAAATCCAAAAAGATTATAATGCAGATATTTTAGGGATAGGAGAATATTTGAGTAAATACGAACCTGAAATTTGGGAGGATTATAAAAAAGATTGGGATAAAAAGTTTCGAAATATAATGTTAAAAGTTGAAGTAGACGTTAAAATAAGAAGGATTGGGATGATTAAGTAG